One stretch of Mus pahari chromosome 5, PAHARI_EIJ_v1.1, whole genome shotgun sequence DNA includes these proteins:
- the Rpl37a gene encoding 60S ribosomal protein L37a, producing the protein MRIASLPLRALGLGSGDMAKRTKKVGIVGKYGTRYGASLRKMVKKIEISQHAKYTCSFCGKTKMKRRAVGIWHCGSCMKTVAGGAWTYNTTSAVTVKSAIRRLKELKDQ; encoded by the exons ATGCGCATTGCGTCCCTTCCTCTTCGGGCTTTGGGCTTGGGTTCCGGCGACATG GCTAAACGCACCAAGAAGGTAGGCATCGTCGGCAAATACGGGACCCGCTATGGTGCCTCCCTCCGGAAAATGGTGAAGAAGATTGAAATCAGCCAGCACGCCAAGTACACTTGCTCCTTCTGTGGCAAG ACCAAGATGAAGAGACGAGCTGTCGGCATCTGGCACTGTGGTTCCTGCATGAAAACAGTGGCCGGCGGTGCCTGGACCTACAA CACCACCTCGGCAGTCACAGTGAAGTCAGCCATCagaagactgaaggaactgaaagacCAGTAG